One window of the Archangium primigenium genome contains the following:
- a CDS encoding response regulator, whose translation MPVTSPSLLVVDKDPDVRLALRMSLEFVGYRVVTAEDAREALARLDEPGRPALALLDSCREASEGEELRRRLRAAGVPLVLLTSRVPGETSGIRAVLPKPFNLEELYATVAAHGPARALTRPPEDHASLAA comes from the coding sequence ATGCCCGTCACCTCGCCCTCCCTGCTCGTCGTGGACAAAGATCCGGATGTCCGGTTGGCCCTGCGCATGTCGTTGGAGTTCGTGGGCTACCGGGTGGTGACCGCGGAGGACGCGCGGGAGGCCCTGGCGCGCCTGGACGAGCCGGGTCGGCCCGCGCTGGCGCTGCTGGATTCGTGCCGGGAGGCGAGCGAGGGCGAGGAGCTGCGGCGGCGGCTGCGGGCCGCGGGCGTGCCGCTGGTGCTGCTCACCTCGCGGGTGCCGGGCGAGACGTCGGGCATCCGGGCCGTGCTGCCCAAGCCCTTCAACCTGGAGGAGCTCTACGCCACCGTGGCCGCCCATGGCCCGGCCCGGGCGCTCACCCGGCCCCCGGAGGATCACGCCTCGCTCGCCGCCTGA
- a CDS encoding response regulator produces MHPCPSPILVVEQHPDVRTVIHAALEHEGYLSVPAPSTQKALRALEWMERPGLILLDELLADGELEHFILHVRTHQSLRRVPIVLLSVGGPASRVLGVQAILRKPFQLDALIDVVEAQCLH; encoded by the coding sequence ATGCACCCATGTCCCAGTCCCATCCTCGTGGTGGAGCAGCACCCGGACGTGCGCACCGTCATCCACGCGGCCCTGGAGCACGAAGGCTACCTGTCGGTCCCGGCGCCCAGCACCCAGAAGGCGCTGCGCGCCCTGGAGTGGATGGAGCGGCCGGGCCTCATCCTCTTGGACGAGCTCCTGGCGGACGGGGAGCTGGAGCACTTCATCCTGCACGTGCGCACGCACCAGTCCCTGCGCCGGGTGCCCATCGTGCTCTTGTCCGTGGGGGGCCCGGCGTCGCGGGTGTTGGGCGTGCAGGCCATCTTGCGCAAGCCCTTCCAGCTCGACGCGCTCATCGACGTCGTCGAGGCGCAGTGCCTGCACTAG
- a CDS encoding helix-turn-helix domain-containing protein, translating to MHLGATLRLLRVDAGLSLRDLARRIGVSSAYLSRVENGVDAAPTPERLAAIARELDVPAPLLMDVAHRLSPFVAHYLEEEPAAGALLLELARRRLTAAQLTRVRVWLDTEFPARAPWPDTPVPALSPVLSPDRMVLRMTCGALEDALDVAAGRLAAALPEVSASRLVAELRRREAESSNAVGNGVAVPHAHVENTPPLAALVTLARPLAAETPDDIPLRLLVVLVGGERGPTWLARLAHVARLASHGLAERLGDVEQASEVQARLAQLEASR from the coding sequence ATGCACCTGGGAGCCACCCTTCGACTGCTGCGTGTGGACGCGGGCCTGAGCCTGAGGGACCTGGCGCGCCGCATCGGCGTGTCCAGCGCCTACCTCAGCCGGGTGGAGAACGGCGTGGACGCCGCGCCCACGCCCGAGCGGCTCGCCGCCATCGCGCGCGAGCTGGACGTGCCCGCCCCGCTGCTCATGGACGTGGCGCACCGGCTCAGCCCCTTCGTGGCCCACTACCTGGAGGAGGAGCCCGCCGCGGGCGCGCTCCTCTTGGAGCTGGCGCGCCGGCGGCTCACCGCGGCCCAGCTCACGCGGGTGCGCGTCTGGCTCGACACCGAGTTCCCCGCGCGCGCGCCCTGGCCGGACACGCCCGTGCCGGCGCTCTCGCCGGTGCTCTCACCGGATCGCATGGTGCTGCGCATGACGTGCGGGGCGCTCGAGGATGCCCTGGACGTGGCGGCCGGACGGCTCGCGGCGGCCCTGCCCGAGGTGAGCGCGTCGCGGCTCGTGGCGGAGCTGCGGCGGCGCGAGGCCGAGTCCTCCAACGCCGTGGGCAACGGCGTGGCGGTGCCTCACGCCCACGTGGAGAACACCCCGCCCCTGGCCGCCCTGGTGACGCTCGCGCGGCCCCTGGCGGCGGAGACCCCGGACGACATCCCCTTGCGCCTGTTGGTGGTGCTCGTGGGCGGGGAGCGGGGCCCCACCTGGCTCGCCCGGCTCGCGCACGTGGCGCGGCTGGCCAGCCACGGCCTCGCCGAGCGGCTGGGCGACGTCGAGCAGGCCAGCGAGGTGCAGGCGCGGCTCGCGCAGCTCGAGGCCTCGCGCTGA
- a CDS encoding cation:proton antiporter: MTLSAVGLLLVQFIVIIGLSRLLGRGMRWMGQPLVIAEVLAGILLGPSLLGWLWPEAMDTLFPASSTPVLKMISQVGLILFMFLIGLELDPRLLRGRGHASVVISHTSIVAPFALGAGAAYWFYPRLSEASVPFSSFVLFMGVAMSITAFPVLARILTERRLMHSKVGALAITCAAVDDVTAWCLLAFVVSIVRATHPMQAALTTLIALGYIAFMLAGVRPFLARLGARVASREGLNQGVMALTLLMLLASALATEMIGIHALFGSFLFGAIIPKEGGLAEALAEKLEDVAVVLLLPLFFAFSGLRTQIGLLNTPENWAMCGLIILLACLGKFGGSALAARYTGSSWREAGAIGVLMNTRGLMELIVLNLGLDLGVISPTLFTMMVVMALVTTFLTTPLLRVIYPPEELALERAVPVPLTPDAPAPFRLLFCVSHGQTGPGMVTLGQALTGGAQYPSELYALHLIPPSERASFLLRNTPESRGQPRADEPGPMAPIVEQARKTGLEVRPLSFMSAEPALDICRTAEAKKADLIVLGWHKPLFGQTVLGGTVHEVMREASADVAVLVDRGLRAVRRVLVPFNGSRHDRAALGLARRLRSCAGVEVTVLHVTSPALPHGRPTSLTLVQELFPESSGGVHFKVVAHASPEDAVLAEAATGGYELVVVGVGAEWGLEGHLFGLHRERIVRDSKLSLLVVRQPRPEEAVVPADESAGASPALRQASGTPS; encoded by the coding sequence ATGACGCTCAGTGCGGTCGGTCTGCTGCTCGTGCAGTTCATCGTCATCATCGGGCTGTCCCGGCTGCTCGGGCGGGGCATGCGGTGGATGGGCCAGCCGCTGGTCATCGCGGAGGTGCTCGCGGGCATCCTCCTGGGCCCGTCGCTGCTCGGCTGGCTGTGGCCGGAGGCGATGGACACGCTCTTCCCGGCGAGTTCCACGCCGGTGCTCAAGATGATCAGCCAGGTGGGCCTCATCCTCTTCATGTTCCTCATCGGACTGGAGCTGGATCCCCGGCTGCTGCGGGGCCGGGGGCACGCGTCGGTGGTCATCAGCCACACGAGCATCGTGGCGCCGTTCGCGCTGGGCGCGGGGGCCGCCTACTGGTTCTACCCGCGGCTGAGCGAGGCGTCGGTGCCCTTCTCCTCGTTCGTGCTGTTCATGGGCGTGGCGATGAGCATCACGGCGTTCCCGGTGCTCGCGCGCATCCTCACCGAGCGGCGGCTGATGCACTCCAAGGTGGGGGCGCTCGCCATCACCTGCGCGGCGGTGGACGACGTGACGGCGTGGTGCCTGCTCGCGTTCGTGGTGTCCATCGTGCGCGCCACCCACCCGATGCAGGCGGCGCTCACCACGCTCATCGCCCTGGGCTACATCGCCTTCATGCTCGCGGGGGTGCGCCCGTTCCTCGCCCGGCTGGGCGCGCGCGTGGCCAGCCGCGAGGGGCTCAATCAGGGCGTCATGGCGCTCACGCTGCTCATGCTGCTCGCCTCGGCGCTGGCCACGGAGATGATCGGCATCCACGCGCTGTTCGGCTCGTTCCTCTTTGGCGCCATCATCCCCAAGGAGGGCGGCCTGGCCGAGGCGCTGGCGGAGAAGCTGGAGGACGTGGCGGTGGTGCTGCTCTTGCCGCTGTTCTTCGCCTTCAGCGGCCTGCGCACCCAGATTGGCCTGCTCAACACGCCGGAGAACTGGGCCATGTGCGGGCTCATCATCCTGCTGGCGTGCCTGGGCAAGTTCGGCGGCAGCGCCCTGGCGGCGCGCTACACCGGCTCGAGCTGGCGCGAGGCGGGCGCCATCGGCGTGCTGATGAACACGCGCGGGCTCATGGAGCTCATCGTGCTCAACCTGGGCCTGGACCTGGGCGTCATCTCGCCCACGCTCTTCACCATGATGGTGGTGATGGCGCTCGTCACCACGTTCCTCACCACGCCGCTCCTGCGCGTCATCTACCCGCCCGAGGAGCTGGCCCTGGAGCGCGCCGTGCCGGTGCCGCTCACGCCCGACGCCCCCGCGCCCTTCCGGCTGCTGTTCTGCGTGTCCCACGGGCAGACGGGCCCGGGCATGGTGACGCTCGGCCAGGCGCTCACCGGGGGGGCCCAGTACCCCTCGGAGCTCTACGCCCTGCACCTCATCCCGCCCTCCGAGCGCGCCTCCTTCCTGCTGCGCAACACGCCCGAGTCCCGGGGCCAGCCGCGCGCGGACGAGCCCGGCCCCATGGCGCCCATCGTGGAGCAGGCGCGCAAGACGGGCCTGGAGGTGCGGCCCCTGTCCTTCATGTCCGCCGAGCCCGCGCTCGACATCTGCCGCACCGCCGAGGCCAAGAAGGCGGACCTCATCGTGCTCGGCTGGCACAAGCCGCTCTTCGGCCAGACGGTGCTCGGCGGCACCGTGCACGAGGTGATGCGCGAGGCGAGCGCGGACGTGGCGGTGCTGGTGGACCGGGGCCTGCGCGCGGTGCGCCGGGTGCTCGTGCCCTTCAACGGCAGCCGGCATGACCGGGCGGCGCTGGGGCTCGCGCGGCGGCTGCGCTCGTGCGCCGGCGTGGAGGTGACGGTGCTGCACGTGACGTCGCCCGCGCTGCCCCACGGCCGGCCCACCTCGCTCACGCTCGTGCAGGAGCTCTTCCCCGAGTCCTCCGGCGGCGTGCACTTCAAGGTCGTGGCGCATGCCTCGCCCGAGGACGCCGTGCTCGCCGAGGCGGCCACGGGCGGCTACGAGCTGGTGGTGGTGGGCGTGGGCGCCGAGTGGGGCCTCGAGGGCCACCTCTTCGGGCTGCACCGCGAGCGCATCGTGCGCGACTCCAAGCTGTCCCTGCTCGTCGTGCGCCAGCCCCGGCCCGAGGAGGCCGTGGTGCCCGCGGACGAGTCCGCGGGGGCCTCGCCCGCCTTGCGCCAGGCCAGCGGCACCCCGTCCTGA
- a CDS encoding phytoene desaturase family protein, with product MVRHVIVVGAGPGGLSAAINLAGLGLKVTVVEKDARPGGRMKGLTLGASGEYAVDTGPSILQLPGVLESIFTRAGKRIADYVKLQPLDTNTRVHFWDGTHLDTTRDVARMEREVAKFGPDKVPALRRWLAEGREKYPLAYAKFMATQADGFGYYAPWRLFPTLRFKPWQTLYSHLDGFFHDDRITYALAYPSKYLGLHPTNCSSVFGVIPYLELAFGVWHVEGGFRALAQGMMKCAEDLGATFRLNAPVEQVLVDCGRAVGVRLAGGERLEADAVVINADLPYAAQNLVPAEAREGTRLTDAALGRAKYSCSTFMAYYGVDKVWDELPHHLIYLSGSARRTDAAALEDRAMDLEDPPFYVCNPCVTDPSGAPQGHSTLYVLVPSPNTSQDVDWAATERALRERIPTMLEKVGLKGVREHIRAERYFTAETWRDDFNVFRGAVFNLAHTWMQLGPLRPHVKSPSTEGLYWVGGGTHPGSGLLTIMESANIAADYLSREAGKGPLPLWPYVPAVEESPSEPQARVG from the coding sequence ATGGTACGTCACGTCATCGTCGTGGGCGCGGGACCCGGAGGCTTGTCGGCGGCCATCAACCTGGCGGGGTTGGGGTTGAAGGTCACGGTGGTGGAGAAGGACGCGCGGCCCGGTGGGCGCATGAAGGGGCTCACCCTGGGTGCGTCCGGCGAGTACGCCGTGGACACCGGGCCCTCCATCCTCCAGTTGCCCGGGGTGCTCGAGAGCATCTTCACGCGCGCGGGCAAGCGCATCGCGGACTACGTGAAGCTCCAGCCCTTGGACACCAACACCCGGGTGCACTTCTGGGACGGCACCCACCTGGACACCACGCGGGACGTGGCGCGCATGGAGCGCGAGGTGGCGAAGTTCGGCCCCGACAAGGTGCCCGCCCTGCGCCGCTGGCTCGCCGAGGGCCGGGAGAAGTACCCGCTCGCGTACGCGAAGTTCATGGCCACCCAGGCGGACGGCTTCGGCTACTACGCGCCCTGGCGGCTCTTTCCCACGCTGCGCTTCAAGCCCTGGCAGACGCTCTACTCGCACCTGGATGGCTTCTTCCACGACGACCGCATCACCTACGCGCTCGCCTACCCCTCCAAGTACCTGGGCCTGCACCCCACCAATTGCTCCTCGGTGTTCGGCGTCATCCCCTACCTGGAGCTGGCCTTCGGCGTGTGGCACGTGGAGGGGGGCTTCCGCGCGCTCGCCCAGGGCATGATGAAGTGCGCCGAGGATCTGGGCGCCACCTTCCGCCTCAACGCCCCGGTGGAGCAGGTGCTGGTGGACTGTGGCCGGGCGGTGGGCGTGCGGCTGGCGGGCGGCGAGCGCCTGGAGGCCGACGCGGTGGTCATCAACGCGGACCTGCCCTACGCGGCCCAGAACCTGGTGCCCGCCGAGGCCCGCGAGGGCACGCGGCTCACGGACGCGGCGCTCGGGCGCGCGAAGTATTCGTGCAGCACCTTCATGGCCTACTACGGCGTGGACAAGGTCTGGGACGAGCTGCCCCACCACCTCATCTACCTGTCGGGCAGCGCGCGGCGCACGGACGCCGCGGCGCTCGAGGACCGCGCCATGGACCTGGAGGATCCGCCCTTCTACGTCTGCAACCCGTGCGTGACGGACCCGAGCGGCGCGCCCCAGGGCCACTCCACGCTGTATGTCCTGGTGCCCTCGCCCAACACGTCGCAGGACGTGGACTGGGCCGCCACCGAGCGCGCCCTGCGCGAGCGCATCCCCACCATGCTGGAGAAGGTGGGCCTCAAGGGCGTGCGCGAGCACATCCGCGCCGAGCGCTACTTCACGGCGGAGACGTGGCGGGACGACTTCAACGTCTTCCGGGGCGCGGTGTTCAACCTGGCCCACACCTGGATGCAGCTCGGCCCCCTGCGGCCCCACGTGAAGAGCCCCAGCACGGAGGGGCTGTACTGGGTGGGCGGGGGCACGCACCCGGGCAGCGGCCTGCTCACCATCATGGAGAGCGCCAACATCGCCGCGGACTACCTGTCGCGCGAGGCCGGCAAGGGGCCCCTGCCGCTCTGGCCCTACGTGCCCGCCGTCGAGGAGTCGCCCTCCGAGCCCCAGGCCCGCGTGGGCTGA